A section of the Engystomops pustulosus chromosome 3, aEngPut4.maternal, whole genome shotgun sequence genome encodes:
- the TLR5 gene encoding toll-like receptor 5: protein MNTVLHILILTFTAGPFLLESFHIKCETVGLTAIFDFCNLTRIPWVPMNILSLILSDNYIPEVNSMSFPLLKDLFVLKLDGQKTGNFTVHKDSFKNLPYLNTLDLSYNLILTLDIDAFTGLHHLETLVLYYNQLNGSFLENNYFKDLTNLETLDLSYNSITYVKPHPKFYTLYKLKLLSLKENKISRLCEGDLYSFQYIKFTVFDLSRNYLYYLNPSDWEHCGNPFRNIGFETLNLGGNGFNEEKTKALCNSLDGTKIYYLNLGSHIMGPGFGFNNSKDPDNSTFAGLENSDLAMLDISHGSIFSLRSYVFGKLSKMIHLNLAENKINLIQKNAFHGLQNLEILNMSFNLLGEIYDDSFDGLPSVEQIFLNDNHIGPIQNNAFKNLPKLLLLDLTNNAIATLRFCESMPSVYFINLKQNKLKSIKDARFNTQIINLSENQLTSLADFFQFLQSAVIESTSLRKNKLATCNYQVSIPKNNSLLYLDISDNMVQLIWEKGDCFEMFRNLSRLQTLNLTNNHLRFFPKGIFNGLSSLQELNLSSNFLTDIPSDVLPISLQTLDVSRNQLFFPNPEVFLHLGTIDLTHNQYICLCDLVNFLTWLNETNATLLGDRNDIFCALPDHFKYVPLHDLEFSNCDELTVLRPIMFALFVFTSLVVITFMTVVIIYNHFRGVFFGFYKRLIHSTLEEKPPEENNVKYDAFLCYAKKDFPWVENVFLKNLDSDYNDQNRFNMCFEERNFIPGEDHIVNIRDAIWNSKKTICVVTKHFLRDGWCVEAFNYAQSRYFTELKNVLIMVVVGSLSEYQLRKYKPIRAYIQRCAYLTWPEDDQDVEWFLSRLSYKILQEEKVKNKDVQVRTVSSTLELHQIGVS, encoded by the exons AT GAACACCGTCCTTCATATCCTGATATTAACGTTTACCGCTGGACCTTTCCTTCTGGAGAGTTTTCACATCAAATGCGAGACTGTTGGACTTACTGCCATATTTGATTTTTGTAATTTGACCCGAATTCCATGGGTACCAATGAACATTCTATCTCTGATATTAAGTGACAACTACATTCCGGAAGTGAATTCCATGTCATTCCCACTATTGAAGGACTTATTTGTGCTAAAACTGGACGGTCAGAAAACCGGAAATTTCACAGTACATAAGGATAGTTTCAAAAATTTACCGTACCTGAATACTCTCGATTTGTCCTACAATCTCATCCTGACACTAGATATAGATGCGTTTACCGGCTTACATCATCTTGAAACTCTTGTGTTATACTACAATCAGTTGAATGGATCCTTTTTGGAAAACAATTATTTCAAGGATTTGACCAATTTGGAAACCTTAGACCTTTCatataacagtatcacctacGTTAAACCTCATCCGAAATTTTACACTTTAtataaattaaaacttttatccttaaaggaaaataaaatatcGAGACTTTGTGAAGGAGATTTATACAGCTTCCAatatataaaatttacagtttttgATCTTTCTAGAAATTACCTTTATTACTTGAATCCCTCAGATTGGGAACATTGCGGGAACCCCTTTCGAAATATCGGGTTTGAAACGTTGAACCTGGGTGGAAATGGGTTCAATGAAGAAAAAACTAAAGCATTGTGCAACTCCCTGGATGGAACTAAGATTTACTATTTAAACTTAGGTTCTCATATTATGGGGCCAGGTTTTGGCTTTAACAATTCCAAAGATCCAGATAATTCAACTTTTGCCGGTCTGGAGAACAGTGACTTGGCAATGCTTGACATCTCCCATGGATCTATATTTTCACTCCGGTCTTATGTGTTTGGAAAACTTTCTAAGATGATCCATCTTAATCTGGCGGAAAACAAAATAAACCTAATTCAAAAAAATGCCTTTCATGGCCTTCAAAATCTGGAGATCCTTAATATGTCCTTCAACTTGTTGGGTGAGATATACGATGATTCTTTCGATGGTCTTCCCAGTGTAGAACAGATTTTTCTGAATGACAATCATATTGGACCAATCCAGAACAATGCTTTTAAGAACCTTCCAAAATTGCTCTTGTTGGACTTAACTAACAATGCCATTGCTACTCTTCGATTTTGTGAGTCCATGCCATCGGTTTATTTCATAAATCTGAAGCAAAATAAACTGAAATCGATTAAAGACGCCAGATTCAACACCCAAATTATTAACCTTTCGGAGAACCAGCTGACGAGTCTTGCCGATTTCTTTCAATTTCTCCAAAGTGCCGTGATTGAAAGTACTTCCCTTCGCAAGAATAAACTGGCCACTTGCAATTACCAAGTCAGTATTCCAAAAAATAATTCACTCCTCTATTTAGATATATCTGATAATATGGTCCAGTTGATCTGGGAAAAAGGAGACTGTTTCGAGATGTTTAGGAACCTTAGTAGGCTTCAAACTCTAAACTTAACCAACAACCATCTCCGATTCTTTCCTAAAGGGATTTTTAACGGCCTCTCGTCCTTACAAGAGCTTAACTTGTCCTCAAACTTTCTCACCGATATCCCGTCCGATGTCCTTCCTATCAGTCTTCAAACATTGGATGTATCTAGAAACCAATTGTTCTTCCCCAACCCAGAGGtatttcttcatttgggaaccatTGACTTAACACATAACCAGTATATCTGTCTTTGTGACCTGGTCAACTTTCTAACGTGGTTGAATGAAACCAATGCTACTCTACTGGGGGATCGGAATGACATCTTCTGTGCATTACCTGACCACTTTAAGTACGTCCCACTTCATGATCTTGAATTTTCCAACTGTGATGAACTTACCGTGTTACGTCCGATCATGTTTGCCTTATTTGTGTTCACGTCACTCGTCGTCATAACTTTTATGACCGTGGTGATTATATATAACCATTTCCGAGGAGTTTTCTTTGGATTCTACAAGAGGCTGATACACTCCACACTTGAGGAAAAGCCTCCAGAGGAAAATAATGTCAAATATGACGCCTTTTTGTGTTATGCCAAAAAGGATTTTCCGTGGGTCGaaaatgtttttctcaaaaacCTAGACTCTGACTACAACGACCAAAACCGCTTCAACATGTGCTTTGAGGAAAGAAATTTCATTCCGGGAGAAGATCATATTGTAAACATTCGTGACGCCATTTGGAATAGTAAGAAGACCATTTGCGTTGTGACAAAGCATTTCTTACGGGATGGATGGTGCGTTGAGGCCTTTAATTACGCCCAAAGCCGATATTTTACAGAACTCAAAAATGTCCTTATCATGGTAGTGGTAGGGTCTCTATCAGAATACCAACTAAGGAAGTACAAGCCCATCAGGGCCTATATACAAAGGTGTGCATACTTGACATGGCCTGAGGATGACCAGGATGTAGAGTGGTTTCTAAGCAGACTTTCTTATAAAATACTACAAGAGGAAAAGGTCAAAAACAAAGATGTTCAAGTCAGAACCGTAAGTTCCACCTTAGAGTTACATCAAATAGGTGTTTCTTGA